Proteins encoded together in one Streptomyces sp. NA04227 window:
- a CDS encoding MarR family winged helix-turn-helix transcriptional regulator translates to MEDEVDRLVSAWRRERPDLDVEPLEVLSRVSRLARHLDRARRLAFSEHALEPWEFDVLTSLRRAGAPYQLSPGQLLTQTLVTSGTMTNRIDRLTKKGLVERLPDPSDRRGVLVRLTATGQDRADRALAGLLDQERAILSELSPQERGQLAGLLRQLTAPFDNIPG, encoded by the coding sequence ATGGAGGACGAGGTCGACCGGCTGGTATCGGCGTGGCGCCGTGAGCGCCCCGATCTCGACGTGGAACCGCTCGAGGTGCTCAGCAGGGTGAGCAGGCTCGCCCGCCATCTCGACCGCGCCCGACGCCTCGCCTTCTCCGAGCATGCGCTGGAGCCCTGGGAGTTCGACGTACTGACCTCGCTGCGTCGCGCCGGAGCCCCGTATCAGCTCTCTCCCGGACAGCTTCTCACGCAGACCCTGGTCACTTCCGGCACAATGACCAACCGGATCGACCGCCTCACCAAGAAGGGGCTCGTCGAGCGCCTGCCGGACCCCAGCGACCGGCGCGGGGTACTCGTCCGGCTCACCGCGACCGGACAGGACCGGGCCGACCGGGCACTCGCCGGACTCCTCGACCAGGAACGCGCCATCCTCAGCGAACTCTCGCCGCAGGAACGCGGCCAACTGGCGGGGCTGCTGCGGCAGTTGACGGCGCCGTTCGACAACATCCCCGGTTAG
- a CDS encoding SDR family oxidoreductase has product MAEHDSGAPAHRPGQTCLVTGATGYIGGRLVPELLDAGHRVRCLARSPEKLRDHPWADRAEVVRGDVTDEASVRSAMAGIDVAYYLVHALSTGSGFEETDRRAARIFAEQAAAAGVRRIVYLGGLTPRGVPERELSPHLRSRAEVARIFLDGEVPATVLRAAVIIGSGSASFEMLRYLTERLPVMVTPRWVRNRIQPIGVRDVLRYLVGGAAMPAEVNRAFDIGGPDVLTYVEMMRRYAALAGLPRRLIVPVPVLTPRLSSLWVGLVTPVPGSIARPLTASLRHEVVCHEHDIARYVPDGSGQPLSCDRALELALRRVQEAQVTTRWSSAAVPGAPSDPLPTDPDWSGGSLYTDRRELTVDASPEALWRVIEGIGGTNGWYSFPLAWAVRGWFDRLIGGVGLHRGRRDPHRLRAGDSLDFWRVEEIEPGQLLRLRAEMRLPGLAWLEMRADRDESGRTRYRQRALFHPRGLLGHAYWWGVSPFHTVVFGGMARNIALAASGGSGGATGRGAGARRRRAAASG; this is encoded by the coding sequence ATGGCGGAACACGACAGCGGGGCGCCCGCACATCGCCCCGGACAGACCTGCCTGGTGACCGGCGCGACCGGCTACATCGGGGGCCGGTTGGTGCCGGAGCTGCTGGACGCCGGTCACCGGGTGCGCTGCCTGGCCCGCTCGCCGGAGAAACTGCGTGACCACCCGTGGGCCGACCGGGCGGAGGTGGTCCGCGGCGATGTGACGGACGAGGCCTCGGTCCGGTCGGCCATGGCGGGCATCGACGTCGCGTACTACCTGGTCCACGCCCTGAGCACCGGTTCCGGCTTCGAGGAGACGGACCGCCGCGCAGCACGGATCTTCGCCGAACAGGCCGCGGCGGCGGGTGTGCGGCGCATCGTCTACCTGGGCGGCCTCACCCCGCGGGGCGTGCCCGAGCGGGAGCTGTCACCGCATCTGCGCTCCCGCGCCGAAGTGGCGCGGATCTTCCTGGACGGCGAGGTGCCGGCCACCGTGCTGCGCGCGGCGGTGATCATCGGCTCGGGCTCGGCGTCCTTCGAGATGCTGCGCTACCTCACCGAACGGCTGCCGGTCATGGTCACCCCGCGCTGGGTACGCAACCGGATCCAGCCGATCGGCGTGCGCGACGTGCTGCGCTACCTCGTCGGCGGCGCGGCCATGCCCGCCGAGGTGAACCGCGCCTTCGACATCGGCGGTCCGGACGTCCTCACGTACGTCGAGATGATGCGCCGTTACGCCGCGCTCGCGGGCCTGCCCCGGCGCCTGATCGTGCCCGTGCCGGTGCTGACGCCGCGACTGTCCAGCCTGTGGGTCGGCCTGGTCACGCCGGTGCCCGGCTCGATCGCCCGGCCGCTCACCGCGTCCCTGCGGCACGAGGTGGTCTGCCACGAACACGACATCGCACGGTACGTACCCGACGGGTCCGGGCAGCCGCTGTCCTGCGACCGGGCGCTTGAGCTGGCGCTGCGGCGCGTACAGGAGGCGCAGGTGACCACCCGCTGGTCGTCCGCCGCGGTGCCGGGCGCCCCCAGCGATCCGCTGCCCACCGACCCCGACTGGTCCGGCGGCAGCCTGTACACGGACCGGCGCGAACTGACCGTGGACGCCTCGCCGGAAGCGCTGTGGCGCGTCATCGAGGGCATCGGCGGCACCAACGGCTGGTACTCCTTCCCCCTCGCCTGGGCCGTACGCGGCTGGTTCGACCGGCTGATCGGCGGGGTCGGGCTGCACCGGGGCCGACGCGACCCGCACCGCCTGCGCGCGGGCGACTCCCTGGACTTCTGGCGCGTGGAAGAGATCGAACCGGGTCAACTGCTGCGGCTGCGCGCCGAGATGAGGCTGCCCGGCCTGGCCTGGCTGGAGATGCGCGCGGACCGCGACGAGTCCGGCCGCACCCGCTACCGCCAACGTGCCCTCTTCCATCCACGCGGCCTGCTCGGCCACGCGTACTGGTGGGGCGTATCGCCCTTCCACACTGTGGTGTTCGGAGGCATGGCCCGCAACATCGCCCTGGCCGCGTCGGGGGGATCGGGAGGGGCGACCGGGCGCGGAGCGGGTGCGAGACGGCGCCGGGCTGCGGCGTCGGGCTGA
- a CDS encoding carboxylesterase/lipase family protein, which yields MRAKRPPAGAVPAGALALVLAVAGLGLSATQAPATQAPAAPAPASAPASAPTNSTELTPADDTLVVTDKGPVRGKAAADHREFLGIPYASKPARWGSPRPAAPWSEPRDATRPGPRCAQSTGVFPNVEPRSESEDCLYLNVTTPRHVRGKKLPVMVWVHGSGFRNGAGDMYRPQRLADRGEVIVVTVNYRLGLFGFLAHPALDGGPARHKSGNFGLEDQQEALRWVRRNAGAFGGDPSNVTLFGESAGGVSTCSQLASPAAAGLFHRAAVQSGPCLSGTWPDLTGVPDPNGGWLPLARDKAEKQGRSVAGALGCTDPATVARCLRGTPAREVMAVTEKAEGDLRFTSVAPVYGGGGLLPESPAAALAAGRFHKVPVLHGITRDEFHTFQAVAAHLLQEPPLTVSAYEARVREFFGEPRAAKVLARYPADRYHGPDETWSKLITDLVFARSASDMNHTLARQVPTYAYQFADADAPWATDVPAPSFPTRAFHAAELQYQFDTDYFTGRTLTPDQRHLGDRVIDYWSRFARTGDPNGPGAPYWPRADRAPRAALSLAPGHDGIRPVDFDRDHDYAFWKSLVATVTTTVTPTATPPGRR from the coding sequence GTGCGAGCGAAACGACCCCCGGCCGGGGCGGTCCCGGCCGGAGCACTGGCCCTGGTCCTGGCCGTCGCCGGTCTCGGGCTCTCGGCGACCCAGGCCCCGGCGACCCAGGCCCCGGCGGCCCCCGCACCGGCATCCGCGCCCGCCAGCGCGCCAACGAACTCAACAGAGTTGACGCCCGCTGACGACACCTTGGTGGTCACCGACAAGGGCCCCGTACGCGGAAAAGCCGCCGCCGATCACCGTGAGTTCCTGGGCATCCCGTACGCGTCCAAGCCCGCGCGCTGGGGATCGCCGCGCCCGGCCGCGCCCTGGAGCGAGCCGCGCGACGCCACCCGGCCGGGGCCGCGCTGTGCCCAGTCGACGGGTGTCTTCCCGAACGTCGAGCCGCGCAGCGAGTCCGAGGACTGCCTGTATCTCAACGTGACCACGCCCCGGCACGTACGCGGCAAGAAGCTGCCGGTGATGGTCTGGGTCCACGGCTCGGGCTTTCGCAACGGCGCCGGTGACATGTACCGCCCGCAGCGGCTCGCGGACCGGGGCGAGGTGATCGTGGTGACGGTCAACTACCGGCTCGGCCTGTTCGGGTTCCTCGCCCACCCCGCGCTGGACGGCGGCCCTGCCCGGCACAAGTCCGGCAACTTCGGTCTGGAGGACCAGCAGGAGGCGCTGCGCTGGGTCCGGCGCAATGCCGGGGCCTTCGGCGGCGACCCGTCGAACGTGACGCTGTTCGGTGAGTCGGCGGGCGGCGTCAGCACCTGTTCCCAGCTCGCCTCCCCGGCCGCTGCCGGGCTCTTCCACCGGGCCGCGGTCCAGAGCGGACCGTGCTTGTCCGGCACCTGGCCGGACCTGACCGGCGTACCCGATCCGAACGGCGGCTGGCTGCCGCTCGCCCGCGACAAGGCCGAGAAACAGGGCCGCAGTGTCGCCGGAGCGCTGGGCTGCACCGACCCGGCCACCGTCGCCCGCTGCTTGCGCGGCACACCGGCCCGCGAGGTGATGGCGGTGACCGAGAAGGCCGAGGGTGACCTGCGCTTCACCTCCGTCGCCCCGGTCTACGGAGGTGGCGGCCTACTGCCCGAGTCTCCGGCGGCGGCCCTGGCGGCGGGCCGGTTCCACAAGGTCCCGGTCCTGCACGGCATCACCCGCGACGAGTTCCACACCTTCCAGGCCGTCGCGGCGCACCTGCTCCAGGAGCCCCCGCTGACCGTATCCGCCTACGAGGCCCGGGTCAGGGAGTTCTTCGGGGAGCCGAGGGCGGCCAAGGTCCTGGCCCGCTATCCGGCCGACCGGTACCACGGGCCCGACGAGACCTGGTCGAAGCTGATCACCGACCTCGTGTTCGCCCGCTCCGCCTCCGACATGAACCACACCCTCGCGCGCCAAGTCCCCACGTATGCCTACCAGTTCGCGGATGCCGACGCCCCCTGGGCGACCGACGTACCGGCCCCCTCGTTCCCCACCCGGGCCTTCCACGCCGCCGAGCTCCAGTACCAGTTCGACACCGACTACTTCACCGGCCGCACTCTCACCCCGGACCAACGCCACCTCGGCGACCGGGTGATCGACTACTGGTCCCGCTTCGCCCGCACCGGCGACCCCAACGGCCCGGGCGCTCCGTACTGGCCCCGAGCCGACCGCGCGCCTCGGGCCGCGCTGTCCCTGGCACCCGGCCACGACGGCATCCGCCCGGTCGACTTCGACCGGGACCACGACTACGCGTTCTGGAAGTCATTGGTGGCCACGGTCACGACCACGGTCACGCCTACGGCCACGCCTCCTGGGCGGCGCTGA
- a CDS encoding response regulator transcription factor — MARRIRVLVVDDHRIFAESLAAALAAEPDVDTGAAGSAPAALRCLQRAAAEGRAFDVVLVDAGLGRHSGAQAQAQAQVQAQTQAQAQSQSGLTRAAAVHAASATSPPSAPSPTSVPSGGLAPPRVSAMTGPHAASSGGVPVPRLAEAGAQGPPGGGLSLVAALQRSGHGARAVVIAEKDEPRCAALALQAGACGWVAKDSSLQRLHAVIRGVLRDETHLPPALLTGVLREMTSTRKHRSESERLIDQLTPREREVLRCMVAGLGRKAVAERLYLSPHTVRTHMQNVLGKLQVHSTLAAVALARRAGVGPVDLEEAS, encoded by the coding sequence GTGGCACGACGCATCAGGGTCCTGGTCGTGGACGACCATCGCATCTTCGCCGAGTCGCTCGCCGCGGCACTCGCGGCCGAGCCCGACGTGGACACGGGAGCGGCGGGCAGCGCACCGGCCGCACTGCGCTGTCTGCAACGCGCGGCCGCCGAGGGCCGCGCCTTCGACGTGGTCCTCGTGGACGCGGGGCTGGGGCGGCACAGTGGGGCGCAGGCACAGGCGCAGGCGCAGGTACAGGCACAGACGCAAGCACAGGCGCAGTCGCAATCCGGGCTGACGAGGGCGGCTGCGGTGCACGCGGCATCCGCGACCTCGCCGCCTTCCGCGCCGTCCCCAACTTCCGTGCCTTCCGGCGGGCTTGCGCCGCCCAGGGTGTCCGCGATGACCGGGCCGCACGCGGCCTCGTCCGGCGGGGTGCCCGTGCCGCGGCTCGCGGAGGCCGGGGCGCAGGGCCCGCCGGGGGGCGGCCTCTCACTGGTGGCCGCGCTTCAGCGGTCGGGTCACGGGGCGCGTGCGGTGGTGATCGCGGAGAAGGACGAGCCGCGCTGTGCGGCGCTCGCGCTCCAGGCCGGGGCCTGCGGCTGGGTCGCCAAGGACTCCTCGCTGCAACGCCTGCACGCGGTCATCCGGGGCGTACTGCGCGACGAGACCCATCTGCCGCCCGCCCTGCTCACCGGGGTGCTGCGCGAGATGACGTCGACCCGCAAGCACCGGAGCGAGAGCGAGCGCCTGATCGACCAACTCACCCCGCGCGAGCGCGAGGTACTGCGCTGCATGGTCGCGGGCCTCGGCCGCAAGGCCGTCGCCGAACGCCTCTACCTCTCCCCGCACACGGTCCGCACCCACATGCAGAACGTCCTCGGCAAGCTCCAGGTCCACTCCACCCTCGCAGCGGTCGCCCTCGCCCGCCGGGCGGGAGTTGGTCCGGTGGACCTGGAGGAGGCGTCCTGA
- the galK gene encoding galactokinase has product MDQRQSTADEVAAGFRNLYGFAPDGVWAAPGRVNLIGEYTDFNEGFVMPLALPHSALAAVARRTDGVLRLHSADLDVPLAELRTDELKPLSDGGWAAYPAGVVWALREAGHTVGGADLHLASAVPTGAGLSSSAALEVVTALALNDLFELGLSGPELARIAQRAENDFVGVPCGIMDQMASACARPGHLLHLDCRDLSVEQVPFDLAAHGLGLLVVDTRVKHALGDGAYAERRDGCEEGARLLGLSHLRDLPYEQLPAALGKLTDERVRRYVRHVVSDDHRVQRVAALLEAGEVRAIGPVLTEGHHSLRDDLRISCPELDLAVEAANAAGALGARMTGGGFGGSAIVLVERERQAEIAEALERAFVEASFTAPRIFPAVAAQGARRER; this is encoded by the coding sequence GTGGACCAGCGGCAGTCGACGGCCGACGAGGTCGCCGCCGGGTTCCGGAACCTGTACGGTTTTGCGCCCGACGGAGTCTGGGCCGCCCCCGGCCGGGTCAACCTCATCGGTGAGTACACCGACTTCAACGAGGGCTTCGTGATGCCGCTCGCGCTGCCGCACTCGGCCCTCGCCGCCGTCGCACGGCGCACCGACGGCGTACTGCGGCTGCACTCCGCGGACCTCGACGTCCCCCTCGCCGAGCTGCGTACGGACGAGCTGAAGCCGCTGTCGGACGGCGGCTGGGCCGCCTACCCGGCGGGCGTGGTGTGGGCGCTGCGCGAGGCCGGGCACACCGTCGGCGGCGCGGACCTGCACCTCGCCTCGGCGGTGCCGACCGGTGCGGGCCTGTCCTCCTCGGCCGCGCTGGAGGTCGTCACCGCCCTCGCGCTCAACGACCTGTTCGAACTCGGCCTGAGCGGACCGGAGTTGGCGCGGATCGCGCAGCGCGCCGAGAACGACTTCGTCGGCGTGCCGTGCGGAATCATGGACCAGATGGCCTCCGCCTGCGCCCGGCCGGGCCATCTGCTCCACCTCGACTGCCGCGATCTGAGCGTCGAGCAGGTCCCGTTCGACCTGGCCGCACACGGCCTCGGCCTGCTCGTCGTCGACACCCGCGTCAAGCACGCCCTCGGCGACGGGGCCTACGCCGAGCGCCGCGACGGCTGCGAGGAGGGCGCCCGCCTGCTCGGCCTCTCCCACCTGCGCGACCTTCCGTACGAGCAACTGCCCGCCGCACTGGGGAAGTTGACCGACGAGCGGGTGCGCCGCTACGTACGCCACGTCGTGAGCGACGACCACCGGGTGCAGCGGGTCGCCGCGCTCCTGGAGGCGGGTGAGGTACGGGCGATCGGACCCGTCCTGACCGAGGGGCACCACTCGCTCCGCGACGATCTGCGTATCTCCTGCCCGGAGTTGGACCTCGCGGTCGAGGCCGCGAACGCGGCGGGCGCGCTCGGCGCACGGATGACGGGCGGCGGCTTCGGCGGCAGCGCGATCGTCCTCGTCGAGCGGGAGCGGCAGGCCGAGATCGCCGAAGCCCTCGAACGGGCCTTCGTCGAGGCGTCGTTCACCGCGCCGCGGATCTTTCCGGCGGTGGCGGCGCAGGGGGCGCGTCGGGAGCGGTGA